Proteins co-encoded in one Meiothermus sp. genomic window:
- a CDS encoding GNAT family N-acetyltransferase yields MSAEQERVRLRPVDHSDAAAIQRWYAEPQVVEYAIIQPFLGYSLSEVQDLIKKWLGRDDRKLYVLEAVQLGCDAGLLFLEHIDWKNRAAKVALLIGEPDLRGLGLGQAALKHLIQLACDDWGLHRLGANCLTTNQVMARCLERVGFVQEGVMREAVLRHGRYQDLNIYGYLNHQ; encoded by the coding sequence ATGAGCGCAGAGCAGGAGCGGGTGCGCTTGCGGCCTGTGGATCATAGCGATGCCGCCGCGATCCAGAGGTGGTACGCCGAGCCGCAGGTGGTAGAATACGCCATCATTCAGCCATTCCTGGGGTATTCCCTGAGCGAGGTGCAGGATCTCATCAAGAAATGGCTTGGCCGCGACGACCGCAAGCTATACGTGTTGGAGGCAGTACAGCTTGGCTGTGATGCGGGCCTATTGTTCCTAGAGCATATCGACTGGAAGAACCGGGCCGCAAAAGTCGCCCTGCTTATTGGAGAACCTGACCTGCGCGGACTGGGCTTGGGCCAGGCTGCGCTGAAGCACCTGATCCAGCTTGCCTGTGACGACTGGGGGCTTCACCGCTTAGGGGCCAACTGCCTCACGACCAACCAGGTGATGGCCCGATGCCTCGAGCGGGTTGGCTTTGTTCAAGAGGGGGTAATGCGAGAGGCGGTACTGCGTCATGGTCGATATCAGGACTTGAATATATACGGCTACCTCAATCATCAATAA
- a CDS encoding ABC transporter ATP-binding protein codes for MFPALRHIFRAAPGESALLLGLLALGGLVPVAVLGLTRLLVDSLAAALGGGSFTPALLWPLAGLALAFSLDFLLTPWVAYLQGSVNEKLTARVHVLLMEKVGRTPDLTPFEDPSFHDTLQVLRDQAPYQPLNLLVFLGNAFREGLTVAGVLLLLFTLAPFFPLLLLLATLPQALLTFRLQKGVWEALLFGAPEARRMRYFAEVLLTPEAAKEVRLFGLLPFFRGRYLEAFQSLYQTLRRARTRQALGASLLVLLSALFTALALFLGLRQALLGAGGLGSLVLLLQSVGSLQQNLYGLVQDGGMLYESLLYFERLEGFLATPSAVEEKASARPVASFTEIRFEGVGFCYPDGRRALEGLSFTLRNGERLALVGENGAGKTTLVKLLLRFYDPTEGRILVDGVDLRELDLKAWRARIAAVFQDFGRYALTLKENILLSEPAGPHDPTRLEEAARAGGAWELVETLGWEALLSRSFGGTELSLGQWQRVALARAFFRRAELLVLDEPTASLDPKEEAHLYGRFAELTRGKTVLLITHRLGSVQMADRILVLHQGRLVEEGTHAALLQRGGIYAELWQSQAGLYQPD; via the coding sequence TTGTTCCCAGCACTGCGGCACATCTTCCGCGCGGCCCCCGGGGAGAGCGCCCTCCTGTTGGGGCTATTAGCCCTGGGGGGCTTAGTACCGGTAGCGGTGCTGGGCCTAACCCGCCTCCTGGTGGACAGCCTGGCGGCCGCCCTGGGGGGCGGCTCCTTTACCCCGGCCCTCCTATGGCCGCTGGCGGGGTTGGCCTTGGCCTTTAGCCTGGATTTTTTACTCACGCCCTGGGTAGCCTACCTTCAGGGTTCGGTAAACGAAAAGCTTACGGCCCGGGTGCATGTGCTCCTGATGGAGAAGGTGGGCCGTACACCCGACCTAACCCCTTTTGAAGACCCTTCCTTCCACGACACGCTCCAAGTGCTGCGCGACCAGGCCCCATACCAGCCCCTCAACCTGCTGGTCTTCCTGGGCAACGCCTTTCGGGAAGGGCTCACCGTGGCGGGGGTGCTCTTGTTGCTCTTCACCCTGGCCCCCTTTTTCCCTTTGCTCCTGCTTCTGGCCACCCTGCCCCAGGCGCTCCTGACCTTCCGGCTCCAGAAGGGGGTTTGGGAGGCCCTGCTCTTCGGGGCACCCGAAGCCCGGCGGATGCGCTACTTCGCCGAGGTTCTCCTTACGCCCGAAGCGGCCAAGGAGGTGCGACTCTTTGGTCTGCTTCCCTTTTTCCGTGGGCGCTACCTCGAGGCTTTCCAAAGCCTCTACCAAACCCTGCGGCGGGCCCGAACCCGCCAGGCCCTAGGAGCCAGCCTGCTGGTGCTGCTAAGCGCCCTCTTCACCGCCCTCGCCCTCTTCCTGGGGTTACGCCAGGCCCTTCTGGGGGCAGGCGGGCTCGGCAGCCTGGTTCTCCTCCTTCAGTCGGTGGGCAGCCTGCAACAAAACCTGTATGGGTTGGTTCAGGATGGGGGCATGCTCTACGAGAGCCTGCTGTACTTTGAGCGGCTGGAGGGTTTTCTGGCCACCCCTTCAGCTGTGGAGGAGAAGGCTTCTGCAAGGCCCGTAGCCTCCTTTACGGAGATCCGCTTTGAGGGGGTGGGGTTTTGCTACCCCGATGGCCGGCGGGCCCTCGAGGGCCTCTCCTTTACCCTCCGCAATGGGGAGCGTCTGGCCCTGGTGGGCGAAAACGGCGCGGGAAAGACCACCTTGGTCAAGCTCCTGCTTCGCTTCTACGACCCGACGGAAGGCCGCATCCTGGTGGACGGTGTGGACCTGAGGGAGTTGGACCTAAAGGCTTGGCGCGCCCGTATCGCCGCCGTGTTTCAGGACTTTGGCCGCTACGCCCTAACCCTGAAGGAAAACATCCTCCTTTCCGAACCCGCGGGCCCCCACGACCCCACCCGCTTAGAAGAGGCGGCCCGGGCCGGCGGGGCTTGGGAGCTGGTGGAAACCCTCGGCTGGGAGGCCCTCCTGTCCCGCTCCTTTGGGGGTACCGAGCTGTCCTTAGGGCAGTGGCAACGGGTAGCCCTCGCTCGGGCCTTTTTTCGCCGGGCAGAGCTTCTGGTGCTGGACGAGCCCACCGCCTCCCTGGATCCAAAGGAAGAGGCCCATCTCTACGGCCGCTTCGCCGAGCTGACCCGGGGCAAGACAGTGCTCCTCATCACCCACCGCCTGGGCTCGGTGCAGATGGCAGACCGGATTTTGGTGTTGCATCAAGGCCGTCTGGTGGAGGAAGGAACCCATGCGGCCCTGTTGCAACGGGGTGGAATCTACGCCGAGCTATGGCAGTCGCAAGCCGGGCTATACCAGCCCGACTGA